DNA sequence from the Vicia villosa cultivar HV-30 ecotype Madison, WI linkage group LG3, Vvil1.0, whole genome shotgun sequence genome:
TACAAAAgactatttatttgaatttaaaaaggGAAGATCAAACAAGTAAAAAAGgtagctgttgttgttgttgataacaGTACTAGCATAGTACTAAAATACATTGCAGGGACCAATAATAACGTACCTACAAGGCTACAACTACACATAAAATAAACATTGCCATTAACATATACATGGTACAGAAACTCAGACATAGCCGCAGAACCATAGTTGTTACTTGTTAGTACTTTTGATCTTCAATTTGATTCACCTGCCACATGCACATGATCTGTTACCTTAGTCAAACACAGCACACATCACAAAACACCTTTAATACTGActacgatgatgatgatgatgatgatggtgattatGATCCAACCATTTCTGCAACCTCAGCTCTCTGTAAAACCTATCAATAAACTCCTCCGCCGCTTGGTCAACATGAAACTCTTTCTCCTTTTCTGTCTCCCTCACCTTCACGCGCCTCCTTTCATTGCCGGTTTCATGACACACCTTCATTTTCCGGCGAGTATGCTCTATCGCCGGAGATAAAAGCCTCCTCCTGCTGCTGGCACCGCGAGAGAGACGCGGTGGACTACCGCTACAGCTGAACTGATACTCCAACGGTGAAACAAAATACATATCAGCATCACGTGGACGGCATGAGAGCGCTTCATGGTGCTTCACCATCACAGTGTTGAGAGCTTTCCCTATGTTTTTTCCTCTCTTCATCATCTCATGCATATCCTGCATAACTCTATTACTCTTAGACACACCGTTTTGTATCAAGAAACCTATCAAACGCACCGTTTTGCTCACTTTCTCAATCACCACCATTGAATATTGGTTATTATCCATGCAACTAATATCTTCAACTGCAACCGCAACATTATTTGGAAGACACCACTTTGTTTCTGTGTCCAGTTTCATCGATCTGTAATTCAACAGTATGTCACTATTACTAACAAGTGTTTGAGAAAAGAAGAGTGTTGGTTTTGTGCAGCAAGAAGAACTAGAACTATGAATTTAAGGGAAAGGAAAAGGTAAGATAAGGGCAGAGAAAGAGAGGTTTGTTTAATGTTGGTGTTTTAGTTGATATGACAGGTAGTGAAGTATAATCATGACAGTTTCATTGTGCTTGTCCTTCTTTTTCCTTGATATTGGAACTTCTTTTGTTATCATTATGTTATTTTAACCTTACACACATATtgctttttcattattttatttttcttctgcaTGCTTTTTTTGGGTTGGTTGATAGTTTAATTGTATGTGTCCTTGAATTTCAAACGGGTATCAAAAATCTTGATTTGCACTGCCAACTTAAAAGTAACTTGGTAGAAATTGATTAACTTGTGAATTATATATATCAATGGGGTGCAGACTTTATGACCTATGTATGACCCACATATGTTTCATGGTAGTTGAAAGAAACCAAGACTTATATACTCCCTCCCTCTTGGATGACTTAATTCATCATTAGAATCTCTCGAAATGAACATACCCAAATCAGCTTTGGTTATGTCTCATGTGGGAGACAGACATGGATCTGATGGTAGAGTGTGAGGTGGATTGTCTCGAAATGAGAACCAagaattttcaattttctttttttggtgtAGTCTTCTAAGATTAAAAGAGACAACTTTTAGGGGTGAGTGATTTTGGGATGAGATTTTTTAAGTTGAAAAATACATTACAGGTATTTTGGACAATGAGATTCATTAGATAAATGATCTACATTTCTTCTCTTAATTTCTCTAAGAATCGTGGACGGAGAAAACTAGAGATTAATTTTGAACGGCAGTCCGACAGATAATTTTAAAGTTTCTAAAGGTCTAAGACAAGGAGATCCACTCTCTTCCTTCTTATTCACAATCGTAGCGGAGGGGTTAGCAGGGATGGTGAGACATGCTTCAAGTGCAGGTATGTATAAAGGCTTTCAATTGACTAGTGATGTTGAACATAATCTATTACAGTTTGCGGAGGATACAATTCTTTTTGGAGAAGGAACTAGGGAGAATTTGTGGTCCTTGAAGGCTTTGTTTAGGGGATTCGAATTGGTGTCGGGTCTTAGAATTAATCTTGCTAAGACTAAACTGTATGCAATAGGTAGGTTATGATCATTTCTTTCTAGATGCTGCAACCTCTTTTTGAGGATGCAAGGTTGATAAATTCCCTTTTAAGTTTTTGGGAGTTTTTGTTggtagaaatcaaaggagaattaGTTTTTGGAATCCGGTAATTAATTCTTTGAAAGCAAGGCTTGCAGGGTGGAAAGGGAAGTTTCTCTCCATAGGGGGTAGAGTTTCATTGTTGAATAGTGTGATATCCAATTTATCGAGTTATCAATGGTCGTTCTTCAAGATGCCTTCCAAAGTGACTAAGGTCATTAGAGCAATTCAACGGAAGTTTTTGTGGCAAGGTGTCGTGGAAAATAGTAGTGTGGCGTGGGTTAAATGGGAAATCGTATGTAAGGAAACAAAAAAGGGCGGGCTTGGTGTAAAGGACATTGGTAGATTCAAGAAGGCCTTATAAGCTAAGTGGATATGGAGATTTCTTGTAGAGGAGGGAGCTATTTGAAGCAGAGTGATGAAGTCTCGATATGGAGACTTGAGATCTAGGCTTTGGAATTATGATGGCGAAGGTTATGATCCAAAAGACTCGTTATGGTGGAGGGATTTAGTGGAGATGTATGGTAATTCGAGGGGACTACTTCATAATGGTGCTGTCAAAATTGGTTCGGGTAATATGGCTCGTTTTTGGAATTCGCATTGGCTTGGGAGAAACTTCTTATCTGAACTATTTCCAAGGCTGTACCTGGAATCTGGTCTTAAACATGACACTGTGCAAGATATGGGGTTTTGGCTTGGTGATAATTGGTGCTGGAAAGTTATTAAAGCGCAGGAGGTTCTTAGACAACAAGCGATCGTAGAGCTGACAGACTTGCATACTCTTCTTGCGGATGTTGCTTTGAGTTCAAACAATGAAGATGTAATTGTTTGGCCTTTTGACGTGTCAAAATGTTATACGGTTCGCTCAGGTTATAATTTTTTACAGCAAGATCAAGAAGGTGGGGGGTTGGACACAGGCATTAAACAGGGGCCGGAGCTTATTTGGGCGTCACAGGTACCTTCGAAGCTAAAAATTTTCTGCTGGCGAGTAATTCTGGACAGGCTTCTGACGAGGAATTATTTGGTGCGTCGCAGAATTATTGCGAATAATAATGAGGCTCTGTGTGTTTTCTGTGAAATGCATTGTGAAGACCCATCTCACATCTTTATTTTCTGTCCTAAGATCCAAAACCTGTGGGCTAGTATTAAGAAATGGCCAGATATAGACTCGCACTGGGCAGCCGACTGTTGTAGCCAAATTCACGTGAGGGTTACCACATTGTCGGGGAAGATTCAATGTAAAAAGGCTGCAGCTATTTGGATGACTATATGGTGGTGCATTTGGAAGGTTAGAAATAATATCATTTTTAATAACGCGGTTTTTGATTGCGATGAATTATTCTACTCGATCCTTTGGTACTCTTGGTGGTGGCTTGCTATAGAAGGCAAAGATAgaattaaaagtaatttttatgaGTGATTCAAAAGCCCGTCCTTGTGTATGTGAGTCTTTAGTTTGGTTGgttttttgttggttttcatattttcctGTTATCTCTTGTAAAGGTTGAGTACCCTTAATACTCTCTTTTAATACAATagttatttatggaaaaaaattgaaaatcatcataaactatttttttaactttgtttACTCTTATAAATttgtaatcaatttttttttacagtagtttttttttttataattaaattgaatttaaaaagcACTAGGGGTATTAAAAAGGTGCTATATTCTCTGTAagtaaatcaacttaaattattttaatcaaatcattttataagtttttcaaaattatttttcctCATTGAGTTCTCTCGTCAAAACACACTCTTGGTTCATTCGTGTATTCATCCATTTAAAAGCAAGCAACTAAAAAAACTTTTGCCTAGACATCTCATCATTTTTGTGTTCcaaatacttttatttatttattttgaatcttCATTCATAAGAAAATGATAGATAGCATAACTAGGAATGGTACTCAAATGTTTAAAGAGTAgaataaaaattcacaaaataaaaACTGACACGGAAACAGGtaattattcattaaaataaaGGAGTATGGGTACGGACACTTACCACACCCTACTTATATACccgtaatatatatttatataatatcatTTATATTACTATATAATATGccgaattttttaaaaatatatcgctattgaaatattatatatttattaaaaaaaattatttattttttaactcaaTAATAACAtccataattttttaatattattaaaaaaatttaaaattatataatattttataatcaat
Encoded proteins:
- the LOC131654780 gene encoding uncharacterized protein LOC131654780, with product MKLDTETKWCLPNNVAVAVEDISCMDNNQYSMVVIEKVSKTVRLIGFLIQNGVSKSNRVMQDMHEMMKRGKNIGKALNTVMVKHHEALSCRPRDADMYFVSPLEYQFSCSGSPPRLSRGASSRRRLLSPAIEHTRRKMKVCHETGNERRRVKVRETEKEKEFHVDQAAEEFIDRFYRELRLQKWLDHNHHHHHHHHRSQY
- the LOC131657437 gene encoding uncharacterized protein LOC131657437, with product MKSRYGDLRSRLWNYDGEGYDPKDSLWWRDLVEMYGNSRGLLHNGAVKIGSGNMARFWNSHWLGRNFLSELFPRLYLESGLKHDTVQDMGFWLGDNWCWKVIKAQEVLRQQAIVELTDLHTLLADVALSSNNEDVIVWPFDVSKCYTVRSGYNFLQQDQEGGGLDTGIKQGPELIWASQVPSKLKIFCWRVILDRLLTRNYLVRRRIIANNNEALCVFCEMHCEDPSHIFIFCPKIQNLWASIKKWPDIDSHWAADCCSQIHVRVTTLSGKIQCKKAAAIWMTIWWCIWKVRNNIIFNNAVFDCDELFYSILWYSWWWLAIEGKDRIKSNFYE